One segment of Oncorhynchus keta strain PuntledgeMale-10-30-2019 unplaced genomic scaffold, Oket_V2 Un_contig_7986_pilon_pilon, whole genome shotgun sequence DNA contains the following:
- the LOC127926635 gene encoding oxysterol-binding protein-related protein 3-like encodes MRWKNKFWGKSMEIVPVGITHVMLPGFGDHYEWNKVTSCIHNILSGQRWIEHYGEISIRNTSTDICQCKVTFIKAKYWNSSVNEVEGTITDHKGKVIHRLFGKWNEGVYCGDPPSATCIWRANAMPADHEQYYG; translated from the exons ATGAGGTGGAAAAACAAGTTCTGGGGGAAGTCTATGGAAATAGTTCCTGTGGGCATCACCCATGTGATGCTGCCAGG GTTTGGGGACCACTATGAGTGGAACAAGGTCACGTCCTGCATCCACAACATCCTGAGTGGGCAGCGCTGGATAGAACACTACGGAGAGATCTCCATCAGGAACACCAGCACTGATATCTGCCAGTGTAAGGTCACCTTCATCAAG GCCAAGTACTGGAACTCGAGTGTTAACGAGGTGGAGGGCACCATCACAGACCACAAGGGGAAGGTCATCCACAGACTGTTTGGGAAGTGGAACGAGGGGGTGTACTGTGGAGACCCCCCCTCTGCCACCTGCATCTGGAGAGCCA